The following coding sequences are from one Motacilla alba alba isolate MOTALB_02 chromosome 4, Motacilla_alba_V1.0_pri, whole genome shotgun sequence window:
- the MAB21L2 gene encoding protein mab-21-like 2, translating into MIAAQAKLVYQLNKYYTERCQARKAAIAKTIREVCKVVSDVLKEVEVQEPRFISSLSEIDARYEGLEVISPTEFEVVLYLNQMGVFNFVDDGSLPGCAVLKLSDGRKRSMSLWVEFITASGYLSARKIRSRFQTLVAQAVDKCSYRDVVKMIADTSEVKLRIRERYVVQITPAFKCTGIWPRSAAQWPMPHIPWPGPNRVAEVKAEGFNLLSKECYSLTGKQSSAESDAWVLQFGEAENRLLMGGCRNKCLSVLKTLRDRHLELPGQPLNNYHMKTLLLYECEKHPRETDWDEACLGDRLNGILLQLISCLQCRRCPHYFLPNLDLFQGKPHSALESAAKQTWRLAREILTNPKSLDKL; encoded by the coding sequence ATGATCGCTGCGCAGGCCAAGCTGGTCTACCAGCTCAACAAATACTACACGGAGCGCTGCCAGGCGCGCAAGGCGGCCATCGCCAAGACCATCCGGGAGGTGTGCAAGGTCGTGTCGGACGTGCTAAAGGAGGTGGAGGTGCAGGAGCCGCGCTTCATCAGCTCCCTAAGCGAGATCGACGCCCGCTACGAGGGGCTGGAAGTGATCTCGCCCACCGAGTTCGAGGTGGTGCTCTACCTCAACCAGATGGGCGTCTTCAACTTCGTGGACGACGGCTCCCTGCCGGGCTGCGCCGTGCTCAAGCTGAGCGACGGCCGCAAGCGCAGCATGTCCCTCTGGGTGGAGTTCATCACCGCCTCGGGCTACCTGTCCGCCCGCAAGATCCGCTCCCGCTTCCAGACGCTGGTGGCTCAGGCCGTGGACAAGTGCAGCTACCGGGACGTGGTGAAGATGATCGCGGACACGAGCGAGGTGAAGCTCCGCATCCGGGAGCGGTACGTGGTGCAGATCACGCCCGCGTTCAAGTGCACCGGGATCTGGCCGCGCAGCGCGGCGCAGTGGCCCATGCCCCACATCCCCTGGCCCGGCCCCAACCGGGTGGCGGAGGTGAAGGCGGAGGGCTTCAACCTGCTCTCCAAAGAGTGCTACTCGCTGACAGGCAAACAGAGCTCGGCCGAGAGCGACGCGTGGGTGCTGCAGTTCGGCGAGGCCGAGAACCGGCTGCTGATGGGCGGCTGCCGGAACAAGTGCCTGTCGGTGCTGAAGACGCTGCGCGACCGGCACCTGGAGCTGCCCGGGCAGCCCCTCAACAATTACCACATGAAGACGCTGCTGCTGTACGAGTGCGAGAAACACCCGCGGGAGACCGACTGGGACGAGGCGTGCCTGGGCGACCGGCTGAACGgcatcctcctgcagctcatctcctgcctgcagtgccGGCGCTGCCCCCACTACTTCCTGCCCAACCTAGACCTCTTTCAGGGCAAACCCCACTCGGCCCTAGAAAGCGCTGCCAAACAGACCTGGAGGCTAGCCAGAGAAATCCTCACCAATCCCAAAAGCCTCGACAAGCTATAG